The Pongo abelii isolate AG06213 chromosome 23, NHGRI_mPonAbe1-v2.0_pri, whole genome shotgun sequence nucleotide sequence TGTACTTCTCATCGTTGCCATCCAGAATCTCTTCCACTTCCGAGGCTTTTAACAGGGTCACACTGGTGGCTAGAGTCGTGTATCCGTGATCTGTAACAGACAGACATCACTGGGTCACTCTGCTGGTGGCGGTGGCACACAGCAGCCAGCCAAGTGGATGCAGCACATCAAGGTCCTCGCATGCGGGAGGTGGGAAAAGCCAGGTGTCAAACTTACTACTGCCGAATGCTGGCCTCTTCCAAAAGGGCAATCTGGACTGAGTGCTTTACTTACAAGTCCTGCTGGGTAGAGCCTCCAATGGGACTGATTTGGACTAATCGGCCCCAGGAGCACTGGCTCGGGGCAGAGGGAAGTGCTCAGGGCAGCATCAGCAACTACAATACAGCACGACCAGTGGGGACACTCGACCCCAGAACATGTTCTCTTGGTCCTCACTCAGGGGAAAAGAAAGCTCCCAGAGTAACACCCCAGTGGGAAGAGGTCTGACACCACCACAATCCACAACACGATGCAAGGTGGGGagatggaatggaagatgaagaatacttttcttttaaaacaagagcCCAGAGAGTTGGAAAGAGCTGCTTCACACCAAACACGAATTTCTATCCCCGAGCCGGTCCACACGTGCTGCCTGGGAAGCAGGACAGATTCTAGGCAGCTCGACCCCTAGCTCTTCCGGGGAATCTGCGTCAAGAGCTACCTGTCTGTGGGCCCAGTCTGGCTTCTCCTGGAGAAATCAATCACTTATGGGGAAGGTATCTCCCAAGACTTAGCCCAGGGACTTGCGGAGGGGGAAGCAAAGCTGGGGACTCGCTGTGTTAGTGACTGATGCTCTGCTAGGGGAGGAGGGGGAACAAAAAGGAAACTGTTTTAAGCAAGTGAGTGGAAATGTCATAGCAGCAGATCAAAAAGAAGCTCTGGCTCCTGCATTAAAAGAACCACTACTTTCCCGCAGTGGACAAAACCACAGCAGCACCTACAGACACAAACAAACAGGGCAGACTACGAAGCATCGCACACgtgctcacagacacacccaggccTAGGGCAGCTCTCTACAAGGTGCCATTGCCACATGGGAAGCAGTTTCGCCACCTGCCAAAGGACATGCTGTGTCCAAACCCAAATGTCTCCATGGGAGTGTCTCCCGCAGAGCCCCCAGAGTGTCTGAAGAGCACCCTTTCACCCTGCACAGAGCTGCCATGACCCAAAGCCCACTAGTTTCACTAGTGTACCTAGCAAGCCCCAGGCACACGCAGGCCACCAGGAGCAGGGACATGCACATGGGCTCTAGCACACTGGCTGCCAGGATGAAGTGCTATGGGATGGATGTGCTCTGGGAAGCAAGCGGTGAAAGCCCCAGAGGGGAGTGGGAGCTGGGACCACCACCCGCCACTTGGGCTGCATGGAAGATGATTATGGTGACACACCCACGGCAGATGGCAGAGCATCGCAGCATTCCTAAAACGTTTTGAGACCAACATGTCTTCACAGCACCTGCTAGTGTCCTGGCCCCGGCCCACTCACGTACCCAATGGCCCCACTGGAAATACCTGACGGTGGACCACCAATGGCTCCCTGGAGCCACTTCCTCGCCTGGAGTGCTCACAGGGCGGCCCACCCCTGGGATGCTCCCTGCCCAACtaaggccaaggctgcagtgaagacACTCTGGAGTGAAAACGTTTTATCTTCATGACATAAGCGAGTGGTTTTGAAACAGGTTTACAAACCCTCGTGAAGACGCACCCTTAgtgttaggttttgtttttttaccatgTGACGATGCAactattttcttcctctcttccacaGTGGCTAGTCGCCTCCAGAGTGAGGGGTATCTCTTGTACAGAGAACCTCGGAACATACGGAGGTagtttcccacctatgagtaaagCAAGAAGGCTCATTATAAGGGTCGCAGCACCACAGGGAAGGGGAGGGTCCTGGCGCAGACTGCATCAAGCAACAGACAAACAGGCCTCGAGGTGGCCCCCAGGCGCCATGCTTTCGGCAGCATTAAAACACATTCTGCTGATATGAAGGGTTCACCAGCAGTGCACATCTGGCCTGCATGTGTGCATCCTGACAACAGAACCAAGCTTCAAAAGGCCTGGGCAGATGCCTGAGTGGGAGGCACCCAGAGCTTAGCAAGAAGTTCGTGGTGATTTTGATTTTGGACTAAGGATCTCTGGCACTTTCCAGAAATGCAAGGCCTCCTTGACCTTCTTTTATCTTAAGGACAAGACTTTGATATTTTTACCATGTAATAAACACCAAAAAGGTCTTTTAATTTTAGACAGATGCCAGATAATTTCCCCCATGGCCTGTGTTGCTTTGTTTAGTAACAAAACCCAAACCAGGGATACCAAAGGAATTTTCCAAAAGGTTTACAAGGCAATCACCAGACTGCTATATAAATCATCACTGACTCAAACAATGGCTTCAGTTTGCTTGTACCAAATACTGAAAGTGTGACTTccttaaggaaaataaatctagacCTAAAGTTTTTATGAGGGTACCCTATTGTCTCATTGACTATTCAAGTATGATCACTTCAGAGTCACATTGCAGGGGATGGCCAATAGACTGGGTGCCAGGTGCTGGCTCCATCTGTAACCTGGGATCACTTCCCATTTTCTGGGTCTCTTTACTCATCTGCCAAATGCTCAGCAACTCTGAACTTCACCCCCATGAAGGACCACTTCTATTATGTTTCCCATTTTATCTACCCAACAtagtatatattttgaatttttaaatttatttttaatttttattattatttttgagacagggtctcgctctgtcacccaggctcgattgcagtggtgcgatcatagctcactgcagccttgaactcctcggctcaagcgatccttctgcctcagcctcctgagtagctgggactatagttgcttgccaccacaaccggctaatttttggattttttgtagagacggagtttcaccatgttgcgcaggctggtctcaaactcctgggctcaagcgatctgcccacctcggcctcccaaagtgctgggattatgggtgtgagccacatACCcagcctaatttaaaaaaataaaaataaaaatctgtagagacaagagtctcactatgttgcccaggctggtcttaaactcctgggttcaagtgattctcctgcctgggcctcccaaagtgctgggattataggtatcaGACCCAGGCAtagtattaaataaaatgtttctccaTTTTCAGCAGTGACTGTAATCAACAACCAGGGCTACTGAACACTGAGAGAAGAGCAGACACAGCAAGTCACTTGCTTTCCACATAGAGGGCACAGACCCCTCTATGTTATTTGGCTTGTGTGTCAGTATCATCCAGTATCATGGTAAATGTAGAGTTTCCAttaggttttttaaaagaaattgacaATACTCCCCGCTATGACTACCTTGCAGGCCCTGCAGGGCTCTGAGTCTCCTAGATGCCCCCCAAAGCCCCTTCAGAACTTAGGAAACTGGGCTTGCCTTCCTGGCTTTTCTCTGAACCAGCCTTCGCCCTCTTGGGACCCAGGTTTCCTGAATATAAAATGAAGGTGCTGGACTTGGGGATCCGTTAGGGTCCTCAAAGCTCCATGATTCTGGCTTGGTAAATACAGCTGTCTGTTAATGGCAGAACAGTGACACACACTCATAGTAAATGCAGATGCCTTCCCAAGACAGCTCCACAGATGGCGCATGGAGGCACTGGGTATGTTGCTATGGCTGGCCCACCTCTCTGAATACAGTGCCTGTTTTCCACAGGGCAGTGGGCTGAGACAGTCCATCCACTACTGTCACTGGAGGTACTGAATTTCAATAGAGCTCTGACATTGAACCCTTCCCTAAACTCTGAAGGTCTGATGATTAAGTCAGGCCCAAAAGAACAAACTGCCTCTCCATCTGAGTCTCTTACAGCCTGCGTCTCAGGAAGATTATTCTTACTGGGAGGCCCAGGAGTGAAGGGGCTGAAAGACAAGATTGTAATTAGCTTTCTAGAAACTAAAATGTGTTTTGGGGAAGATCCTGGAGACCATCTAGTCTAAGCATCACATTATACACATGAGAAACGCGACAGCAAGGCAGAGCAGGGCTGGAACCAGGCCTCCCAAGGTTCTTCCCACTTGGCCACACACAGCTTCTCAATTTGCTCCAACTAATAAatgaaagctttcttttgaagTGTCACCTACTCAGAGCCAAACTGATTACTTTTACACCCATTAGATCAGGTAAACAACTCGCCTAGTATCACAGGCTGAAATTCAACACCTTTTGCGTTCTGCAGTTAGGCAGGTGCCTGCTGGCCAACGAGGACCATTCTGAACTGTGGCAGATGGACAGGCACTGGCTCTACCTCTCCAGCACTGGCATCTTTGAACAGTTGTAATTTAAGTGACAACGTGAAAATTTTATTGAAtcctatattttttgttttataaaaattggtggaggccaggcacagtggctcacgcctataatcccagcactttgggaggccgaggcgggcatatcacttgagctcacaagtttaagaccagcctggacaatatggtaaaaccccatctttactaaaaatataaaaattagccgggtgtggtggtgtgtgtgtgtagtcccagctacttgggagactgaggtgggaggatggcttgagcccgggaggcagaggttgcagtgagccgagattgcaccactacactccagtctgggtgacagagtcaaacctcgtccagaaaaaaaaaaatggtggaaaATGCTAACACTAAAGTTCTGATGCTATTGACCTTAGTCTCATCCATGGGACTCAGTGTGACCATCTTGaggcttcattcattcatgctaTGCTCAATTGTGAAGGAAAAAACCCGCAAGTTTAAAAAGCATGAATGCGCTGAGTgtgagtgcagtagctcacacctgtcattccagtactttgagaggctgaggtgcaaggatcacttgagcctaggagttcaagaccagcctgggcaatatggcaaaaccctgtctctacaaaaaatacaaaaattagtcgggcatggtggtgcacacctgtagtcccagctacttgggaggctgaagcaggaggatcacttgagcccaggaggtcaaggctgcagtaagctgagatcacaccactgcacaaagtgagaccttttttcaaaaataaaaataaaacaaaataaagtatgaATAAAATGCTGGAATATGATACTAAAAACTGCTATAAGGAGAAGAAACTCTTGGCATTTCATGACAGCTTTAATTCTCCAGGATTGGCACTTACTTCCTTACATGAGATTCTACTGCTTGACATCTGTACATCTGAACTGTATATccgtaattttttaaaaaaggtaacatATACTAGCTGGGGGCTGCCTTTGGAGCAAAAAAGGCTAGTTTGAGACAATCTGTAAAAACCTAATatatagccgggcgtggtggctcatgcctgtaatcctagcactttgggagaccaaggcgggcagactgcttgagcccaggagttagagacctgcctaggcaacatagccagaccctgtctctataaaaaacaaaaaacaagaacctAATATACTTGGAACAAACACCCATTCAAAGGCCAGTAGGGTTTTCCTGAAATCAGTCATCCAGTTGATGCAACAAAATGCAGCTACTCTAGTTAAGGGTTAAACATCTTTAGGCTCTTTCCCCTGGAATAATTCAGAATCAGTTCACAGATATGGAAAGTGTCAATTGCTTCAGAACTGCTGAAAGATCTAGCTTAGGCATGGGGCCCTTATTCACCCAAAAGCAAACATCTTCCTCCAATCTGTTTCTTCACTGGTAAACAAAGGTCAAAAGACCTCCACTGCCCACCTAAGAGGCAACAAACACAATGGGGATGAGCCCTCACTAAGTCCAGGGTTTCCAGCCTGCCATTTCAGGTTCCCACAAGTAGCAATACGGGGAGGGGTTCACGTGAATTTACGACATCTAAAAAGGGTCAAAGGCAGCAGTGCGGTCCCCCAAGCGTCGCAGGGGCTAACTCAATATCCCGTTTCTTTGCGTCTGGTTGGAAACCAACCCAGCGCGGAACCACTGGGGCCCCTCGCGGCGCCAAAATCCTGGCAGCACTGAATGCGGCGGACCTAGGCGAAATGAGTAATGAAATCCCAGGTCGATGAGGGGGCGGGGGCCACACCCGACACGCCCTCTAGGTCACGCCCCACAGCCCCgagcgcgcgcgcgcgcgcgcgccccCCGCCCCGATGAATGGAGACGCGCGCTCTCGGCGCATGGGCCCGCCCCGGGGCTCCCGCGGGGCCGAGCCCGGGGAGGGCGAGGACGCGCCGCGGGCTACCTCGGAGCCGATCATGTAGAACTCGCCGTCGTCCTCCAGCTGGAACTTCACGGGCTTCTGCCCGAAGGTCTTGCTCAGCGCCATCATCATCATTGCGGCGGCAGAGGCGGGCGGCCGGAGCCGGGCTGCGAGGGATCAAGAGGGctggggcggggccggggcgtgCTGGGCCGAGGGAAACCGAAGCCGGAAGGCGAAATGCGGACCGGGCCGGGTACCGGCGCCTCAGCCGGGCTCctcagccgccgccgccgcagtcGACGACCAGGCCGCCCTCAGTGCGCAGGCGCAGGCGTTGGCGCTGACGCGCGCGCCGCCGCTCAAACAAAAGGCCGGGCGCGCCTCCGCGGACCCCTTAAAGGAGCCACGACTAATTTCTCTTTCGCCTAGGCTACCTCGCAAGTCGTGGTGTAGAGGACGTCTCACGGACAAAAATAGCCACTGAGGTCCTGACTCAAGCAGTGGCTTTCCCAGTCTTACAGCCAGGACTGGAACTGAGCCCAGGGGAGAAGAAACGAAGTGAGACCTGAAGGAGGAGGACCTGGGTGGAAGCCTGGGTGGTCTGGGCATGCTTTGGGACCCCAAGCTCGTGCCTTATCTTCCCCACCCCTAAAACGCAGTGCAGCTGAGCAGATAGGCGGGCCCCTAGGAAGAGATATCCCAGTTCCGGGCCTACGGCTGTCCCTGCAGCTGTAGAAGTGGGTAAAATGACAACAGCGGATGAGGCTTGGCAATGTTCAAAGGcccaggtggtgtttggtttggCTGGTGCATCAGATGAGCGCTGGAAGGGAGGGAcaccttccaccttctccatTCCTCTCTTAGCTCTACACTCTGCTTAACCGAGCCCTGCAGTGGGGAGCGAAACCAGGCAGCCCAGCCCTGTGGCTCTGCCTCTTGGCTCTTACAGCGCGAAGCTAGTGAAACTAATGAAAGTCTCAAAGCAATCATCTATCTGATTGAATAATGCAGGGAGTAAAACAGAAGCCCACTACTGATGATTTCACACAGTTCAGCCTAATGAAATTGCAGCTGTGACTGGGctcagcggctcatgcctgtaatcccaactcttttttttttttgagacggagtctcgctctgtcgcccaggctggagtctcctgcctcagcctcccaggtagctgggactacaggcgcccgcaaccacgcccggctaactttttgtatttttagtagagacggggtttcacggtgttagccaggatggtctggatctcctgacctcgtgatccgcccgcctcggcctcccaaagtgctgggattacaggcgtgagccattgcgcccagccttgtaatcccaactctttaggaggccaaggcagggaggatcacttgaagccaggagtttgagaccagactggacaagacagcaagaccctgtctctacaaaaattttaaaataaataagctgggtgtagcatggtggtgtgcacctgtagccctagctacttgggaagtggagaggggaagatcccttgagcccaggagttcaaggttatagtgagctgattgcaccactgcactgcagcctgggcaacaaatggaGACCCtgcctctcttaaaaaaaaaaaaaatgcaactatGCTATTACGAAGACACACATGGGGCTGGAAGGTAGGGCAAGGAGACACTGGAGAGTTGGGAAGGGCAGTGACTGAAGTTGCTTTGTTCTGTATACTCACAGTGGTGGGAAACCAaagtacagtcatccctcagtatccatgggaattggttccaggaccccctgcaGATAATAAagtccacagatgctcaagtccatTATATAAGATGGTGTCATACTtgtatataacctacacacatttTCCTGTATACcttaaatcacctctagattcCTTATATTACCTAATACAAagcaaatgttatataaatagttgCTATACTATTGTTTAGGGAACAATGacaaaaaagtctgtacatgttcagtacagaggTAAccatcctttatttatttatttatttatttatttatttattttattgagacagagtcttgctctgtcgcccaggctggagtgcagtggcacgatcttggctcactgcaagcaccgcctcctgggttcacaccattctcctgcctcagcctcccgagtagctgggactacaggcgcccgccaccacgcctggctaattttttgtatttttagtagagacggggcttcacggtgttagtcaggatggtctcgatctcccgacctcgtgatccgctcgcctcagcctcccaaagtgctgggattacaagcatgagccaccgcacccagcctatttatttattaattattttttgagatggagttttgctcttgtcacccaggctggagcgcaatggcactatctcggctcactgtaacctccgcctccaggttcaagcaattctcctgcctcagcctcccaagtagctgggattacaggctcctgccaccacacccagctactttttgtatttttagtagagatggggtttcaccatgttggccagactggtctcgaactcctgacctcaggtgatccacacaccttggccttccaaagaactgggattacaggcacaagccactgcacccggccgcatcctttttttaaacatttttttttctacccgAGGTTAGTTGAGCCTATGGATGCAGAAACCACACCTATGTATGGAAGGCTGGGCTGTGGCGTGAGCAGATAAACCACCACTCTGGAGGATGAACAGAGGAGACAAGTAGGAAAGTGGGGAGCCAGTTAAGAAGCCACTGTAACAAAATGTGATGTAGAAATGGAGCAGAAGGAGCCCtgagcactgtgcccagccccaatgGCCAGAGGCTTGGGGGTGGTAGACTTCGACCCTGGCTCTCAGGATAGGGCTGGACAGTGGCCAGGCCTCCCCATCCTGGCTGAACATTCACAAAAGGAGACCAAGCAGGCAGGTAGAAAACAACTGTGTTTAATGACAatcctcagtttaaaaaaaaaaaaaaagaagaagctttATACACACTGTACACACATTTACAATGGCTTTGGAGGATAGTAGTGCTGTGAAAAGGGCTTCAGGAGGATCCGGCCTGGGACAGGATTGAGGTATGTTGCAGCCTCCAGGGCCCGGGGTCTCCTGCATGAAGAATACCCCTCCCCAGTTGACTGTGAACTTTTTGGCCTGGATTCTGGAGAACAGATTTCCAGGATTGTCAGCCAGACGGCAGACAGATGCAGGCACCTACCAAGACCTGACCTCAGGAAGTGGCCCTGCCCTACAGCCCGGTTGCTCAGCCAGGGCTGATGGCCACAGGGCCCCAGCACCCTTGCTTCAGTGCCAGCCCCTGGAAGGAACCTCACAACAGGGATAGAGCAAGGACACTCCAGTTCCCCCAGCCCTGCCATGGTGCTACCCTGAGGGACAGGTATGGAGACAGGGCAGCCAGGTTTGCCAGGACCTGCATAGCTGGCCCAAGACTGCCCTTCCTCTTAAGTCATGCCAAAGCCTCCCTGCCCAGTCTGAGACAGTCGCTGGCAGGTGACCACGACCTGCGTGGCCCTCCCTGCAGTTGTCATGGTGGTTgtaccccaccccatccccctgAGGAGACATGGGCTCAGTCCCATGCCTGGTGCCCACAACCACAAAGATGGCCATGGGTCTCTAGCCTGATATCCGTGGCCTCGCAGGGGTCAGCACCCCTGAGGGCATCCAAGCCACGGTCAGAGGAAAGTGTTGGCAGGCTCGGCACAGCCGAAGAAGTCGGGACCCACGAGACGGGGGAAGCCTTCCAGAGCCTTCACCTTCACAGGGTCAAACTTCCAGTAGAGGCGGCCACGCAGGAAGTAGGCATAGCCTGAGAAGAGAAGGTGGTCAAGCCTGGGCGAGTGGACACTGGGCCCTACTCCTGCCTGTCAGGCTGTGCCCAGGGATTGGCACTAAGAGAGGGATGGGTGGGCAGCCCTTGGCCACTGCTGAGTTCCTCAAGTCCTGCAGGATCCAGGGCCAGCCTTTCAGAACCTCTCTTCCCTCTAGGGAGCCCTTCTGCCTGCCCTGGAATCTGGGCTGGGCTAATACCCAGCCTGACAGGTACCCAGAGCCTCAGAGGCCTGAGTCCCACCTCTCAGGAAAGCAAGTCCCATTGCCCACACCACCCTCCACATCACTCTCTCCCGCATCCATTAGCCAGGCTATTGACAGGCATCCTGGAGTCCTGGAGCTGGAGGCTACCCTAGGATAGCTGTCCCAGTGGGTCCTGATGTGGGAGAAAGAGCACAGAAGAGGAGCCTAGCAGGGGAGGGAGCACTGGACTGGCTCTAGCCCTCTGTGGTTGTGGGAGGCTGGGTGGGTCAGTGGTTAGGAGCAGGGACCACCAGGGTAGTCCAGGTTAGGGGCCTCATTGCCCGAGCCTCTGCTCCTCTGGAAACTGGGTTCACAACAGGTGTCACTTCAGAGGGCTGTTCTGAGAACTGGATGAGACCAGTAAGGAGCTTAGAGCATTGTTCGCCCTCAGTGTACAGCAGTTTATTGTTCTACTGGCTGTGGCTGAGCAACCAGGGTAAGACCTTGCACTTCTCTgaccctcagtctcctcatctgcaaCATAGAATGTAGCACTAGCCGGCCACCGAGAGGAGGGCAGATGGCACTGGACAAAGGACCTGTGATGAAGAGCCACACTGCCTGTGGCAGTCATGTGGGAGCCCAGCCACCACCAGGTGGGAGAAGCGGCTGCTGTGCCCACCTCCCACCAGCTGCCTCACCCCCAACGCACCATCAGCATCCTGGAAAGCAGCGTCGATCTCAGAGGGCACCCCTCGCCAGTCAGTGGCCCTGCGGGGCACGGGACTGTCTACACGCCGGGTGCTGGGGTGGAAACGCCAGTAGTCCCTGCCTCGGAAGAAGTAGATCTTGTTCTTCTCGGGACCCCAGACCAAGGCGGCATGGACCGGGAACCTCACCAGGCCCAGCTCGGTGAGGGGTGCGGGGCCCAGGACTGGCTTTTCACCGTCGTACACCCAGTACTGAGCACCTGCCGGAGAGGGAAGGCTGCAAGGACCTGCCCAGCCATCACTGCCATGCCCCGCCACTGTGGACCTGCTTGACCCCCACCACAGactctcccagcctcagtttccttattagTAAAATATGCAGGCCAATAATGCCTGCTCAGCGCCCCACTCGCAGAGGGAAGCGGGAGGCCTGGGGTAAGCTGGGGCAGTGAATGCTCTGTAAACTAGCGCATGGGTGAGGTTACTCTCATCAGTGGAGGGCTGCCTGGGCGCCTGCTCCTTCCACTGGCATTTGGCCATGACAAATGCCACTCCCTGGGCCCCTGCAGGCTGGGCTGCCCTGGAACCCACGCAGGTTTCCCATGCGGTGCCTTCATTTGTGAAGTCCCTGGCATCTGCAATGCTCCAGGCTCTCATCTCTGCCAGTTGAAGGTGGAAATCCCAGCTCTAGGATGACAGACCTGGATCAATTCCCTGCCCTGCCTCTTCCCAGCTGCACTCTCAGTGAGTCACTTCACTGCCTCGGAGCCCCAGAGGCCTCATCTCTAGAACCCCGCCCCATGGGGTGGCTGAGGGTTGAACGCACCAACACGTGGCCCCACCGTGCAATCCCTTCCACGCTGCTCCTATCTCAAGAGCCACCTCCGGGAGCCTCCTACCTGTGCCTGAGGAGCAAACCACACTCTGTCTCCCTTGGCCCCCAGGCTTTGGGGCAACTCTCCCTATCCACTGTGTCCCTGAGGATCCGTCTGTCTGTTCCTCCCCTTGGCCATAACATTCCTGGCTCTGGGAAGTCTCTTGAGCAGATCCCCAACCCCCACTCACCTTGGAAGAACCAAATGTGGCCCTGGGCATCCTCGAAGGCAGCGTCCACAGGGCTAGGCAGTCCCTGCCAGTGGCGAGAGGCCAATGCTGGGTAGCCGGGCTGCAGCTGGCCCCCACGCAGGCGCCACACAAAGCCCGCTTTGAAGAAAAAGAGCTCGCCTCGGATGGTGGAGACCGCGTCAAACGAGGCCTCACAGGCATCTGGTGGGGCGTCCGGCTGTGGTGGGAGAGAGGGACACATGCTGAGGGCATATGCTGCAGTCACAGTGGCCAGCAGAGGAGTGGGGGAACTGGCGGGCAGGGCCTCACCTCCAGCGGTGCAATCTCATTGGTGTCTATCCCAGCCTGGGGGCCCAGGGCTGGGGTCCTGGAGGTGACAGTGGGCCAGGGCTGGCCATATAGGTGTTGAATGCCCCTGCGGTCATCTGGGCTGAGACTCAGTGGGTAGCGAAAGGTGTAGAAAGCGGACATCAGGGCCTTGGCTGCTGTTGTGTGCTGCAGCCCCAGCACGTGGCCAAATTCATGGGCTGCCACCTGCAGCAGGTCTGTTCCTAGAAAAGGGAGGTGGCTCAGCAACCCCCGAACCTCCTGCCCAGGACATCCAGCTCCAGACCCCAGCTCAGTGACCTTGGTGAGTCCCCATTCTTTATGATCTTCAGTTGccccatctggaaaatgggtCCCCAGCCCATACCCTGGTCATCCCCGATAGTCCAGGTCTCATCATAGTCGAAGTGGACATCCCCTTCTCGGTGAGTCTTAGGGAAGAAGGCATGGGCCAGGATGCCCCCAGGCCCATCAAACGGCAGGTCGTCCCCATGCCAGTACCTACAGATGGGTGGGGGCGGGGTCAGTGGCTGCTGGCAGGTGAGGCTATTCCCGGAGGGGTCCCAGGCCGCCCATTCACCTGGCGAAGTCGATCATGATGTCAGCACGGCCCTCGTGCACCTCAGTGAAGGTGAGTGGCGTCACATCGCTCCATACCTTTAGGGCCTCTGCCATCATCTGCTGCACCTGCTCCTGCACCAGCTGCCATGGGAACCGAAGGATCCTGGAGGGAGATGGAGGGGCCTGGGCCTCAGGGAAGGGACAGCCCCTGATGGCTGAGGCACCAGGAGTTGCCCCTGGATGCTTGGTGGGTGTGTGAACACTCAGGACACAGGCCAGGTGTGCTCTAGGCCTCAGCTTCAGCGCACTGGTCTCCCTGGCCACACGGGCACATGTGTATGTGGTTTGTTCATACTTAGGCAAATACAAGTGTCTGCATTCAGTGGAAAGAACCAGGACCAGGGGTCCCGGGACCCCCATCCTAGACCTGACAGTGCCACTCACTGTGGGCAGACCTTAGTTCCTTGAGCCCCTGTTGGTTCCCAGGCCCCCACCTAGGAAATTCTGAAGATCCCAGTCTCAGCTCCAATGCTGTGTGACACCAGCCCATTCTTCATTCCCAGGCTGGGTCCCCACCCGCAGGATGTGTGAGCCCC carries:
- the MMP11 gene encoding stromelysin-3, producing the protein MAPAAWLHSAAPRALLLPMLLLLLQPPPLLARALPPDAHHLHAEWRGPQPWHAALPSSPVPAPATQEAPRPASSLRPPRCGVPDPPDGLSARNRQKRFVLSGGRWEKTDLTYRILRFPWQLVQEQVQQMMAEALKVWSDVTPLTFTEVHEGRADIMIDFARYWHGDDLPFDGPGGILAHAFFPKTHREGDVHFDYDETWTIGDDQGTDLLQVAAHEFGHVLGLQHTTAAKALMSAFYTFRYPLSLSPDDRRGIQHLYGQPWPTVTSRTPALGPQAGIDTNEIAPLEPDAPPDACEASFDAVSTIRGELFFFKAGFVWRLRGGQLQPGYPALASRHWQGLPSPVDAAFEDAQGHIWFFQGAQYWVYDGEKPVLGPAPLTELGLVRFPVHAALVWGPEKNKIYFFRGRDYWRFHPSTRRVDSPVPRRATDWRGVPSEIDAAFQDADGYAYFLRGRLYWKFDPVKVKALEGFPRLVGPDFFGCAEPANTFL